Proteins from a single region of Desulfolutivibrio sulfoxidireducens:
- the acs gene encoding acetate--CoA ligase alpha subunit, with protein MSEEVLLDALFHPSTVAVIGASEKPGKIGHTVVANMIEAGFPGRIYPVNPKADEILGLPVVKDVADLPDGLDLAVVTIPVAAVLPAMETLAAKKLKSAIVITAGFKEVGGEGYYLEKRLAELCREHGIALIGPNCLGVISTPSQLNASFAAGQPGAGKIAFFSQSGALCVAILDWALKENIGFSRFVSLGNKAVLSESQMLSFLSQDPHTNVILGYIENVEHGADFLAEAARVTREKPVIMIKSGTTAAGAKAASSHTGAIAGSDQAYSAAFKKTGIIRAGDVATLFNLAQAFSTQPLPEGPGLVLVTNSGGPGILAADACEKSTLSMARMSLATVERLKSFLPAYASLYNPVDIIGDADAQRYKKTLEVVLDDPQVHAVLVLLCPTSAAQIVETAQAVIDNAANSAKPVFACFMGGVRVEPGRRMLLDAGIPCYAFPEPAIKSIESMYAYNQWKKTPDPHYPAIFGNTEAAAAVLTAVRDRGETEVVEFQAQEVLRAYNLPTPKTILARSSTEAVAAAEKIGYPVVLKIASPQVSHKSDVGGVKVNLGDETAVKNAFLDITARTQRLRPDAYIAGCLVQEMAPKGAREVIIGFKRDDQFGPLLMFGLGGIYVEILKDIAFRLAPLSVEDARNIIREIKSYMLLKGVRGEPPVNFAAIEGILLSMSRIATDFPDVYEAEFNPVLVNHEKALVADVRLTLRA; from the coding sequence GTGAGCGAAGAGGTACTTCTGGACGCCCTATTCCACCCCTCGACCGTGGCCGTGATCGGGGCCTCGGAGAAACCCGGGAAGATCGGGCACACCGTGGTGGCCAACATGATCGAGGCCGGGTTTCCCGGCCGCATCTACCCGGTCAACCCCAAGGCCGACGAGATCCTGGGGCTGCCCGTGGTGAAGGATGTGGCCGACCTGCCCGACGGCCTGGACCTGGCCGTGGTCACCATTCCGGTGGCCGCCGTGCTGCCGGCCATGGAGACCCTGGCCGCGAAAAAACTCAAATCGGCCATCGTCATCACCGCCGGATTCAAGGAGGTGGGCGGCGAGGGCTACTACCTGGAAAAAAGGCTGGCCGAACTGTGCCGGGAACATGGCATAGCACTCATCGGCCCCAACTGCCTCGGCGTGATCAGCACCCCGAGCCAACTCAACGCCTCCTTCGCCGCCGGGCAGCCCGGGGCCGGAAAGATCGCCTTTTTCTCCCAGTCCGGGGCCCTGTGCGTGGCCATCCTGGACTGGGCCCTCAAGGAGAACATCGGGTTTTCCCGGTTCGTGAGCCTGGGCAACAAGGCCGTTTTAAGCGAGTCCCAGATGCTCTCCTTCCTTAGCCAGGACCCGCACACCAACGTCATTCTGGGCTATATCGAAAACGTGGAGCACGGGGCCGATTTCCTGGCCGAGGCGGCCAGGGTCACCCGGGAAAAGCCGGTGATCATGATCAAGTCCGGGACCACGGCCGCCGGGGCCAAGGCCGCCTCGTCCCACACCGGGGCCATCGCCGGTTCGGACCAGGCCTATTCGGCGGCCTTCAAAAAGACCGGCATCATCCGGGCCGGCGATGTGGCCACGCTCTTCAACCTGGCCCAGGCCTTCTCCACCCAGCCCCTGCCCGAGGGTCCGGGGCTCGTCCTGGTGACCAACTCAGGCGGCCCCGGCATCCTGGCCGCCGACGCCTGCGAAAAGTCCACCCTGTCCATGGCCCGCATGAGCCTGGCCACCGTGGAACGGCTGAAATCCTTCCTGCCGGCCTACGCCTCCCTCTACAACCCCGTGGACATCATCGGCGACGCCGATGCCCAACGCTACAAGAAAACCCTGGAGGTCGTGCTCGACGATCCCCAGGTCCACGCCGTGCTGGTGCTTCTGTGCCCCACCTCCGCGGCCCAGATCGTGGAGACGGCCCAGGCCGTCATCGACAACGCCGCCAACTCGGCCAAGCCCGTGTTCGCCTGCTTCATGGGCGGGGTACGCGTGGAGCCGGGCCGCCGGATGCTCCTCGACGCCGGCATCCCCTGCTACGCCTTCCCGGAACCGGCCATAAAAAGCATCGAGTCCATGTACGCCTACAACCAGTGGAAAAAGACCCCGGACCCCCACTATCCGGCCATCTTCGGGAACACCGAGGCGGCGGCGGCGGTCTTGACGGCCGTGCGCGACCGGGGCGAGACCGAGGTGGTCGAATTCCAGGCCCAGGAGGTCCTTCGGGCCTACAACCTGCCCACCCCGAAAACCATCCTGGCCCGTTCCAGCACCGAGGCCGTGGCCGCGGCCGAAAAGATCGGCTACCCGGTGGTCCTTAAAATCGCCTCGCCCCAGGTGTCCCACAAGTCCGACGTGGGCGGGGTCAAGGTCAATCTCGGCGACGAGACCGCCGTGAAAAACGCCTTTCTGGACATCACCGCCCGCACCCAGCGCCTGCGCCCGGACGCCTACATCGCCGGCTGCCTGGTGCAGGAGATGGCCCCCAAGGGGGCCCGCGAGGTGATCATCGGGTTCAAGCGCGACGACCAGTTCGGGCCGCTTCTGATGTTCGGCCTGGGCGGCATCTACGTGGAGATATTAAAGGACATCGCCTTCCGCCTGGCCCCCCTAAGCGTGGAGGACGCCCGCAACATCATCCGGGAGATCAAGTCCTACATGCTGCTCAAGGGCGTACGCGGCGAGCCGCCGGTCAATTTCGCGGCCATCGAGGGCATCCTCTTAAGCATGTCCCGGATCGCCACGGACTTCCCGGACGTCTACGAAGCGGAATTCAACCCCGTTCTGGTCAACCACGAAAAGGCCCTGGTGGCGGACGTGCGCCTGACCCTTCGGGCCTGA
- a CDS encoding L-lactate permease: MTWVQQYQPLGNYVVSALAAGIPLYILFYMLAVKRAAGHKAAFLGTLAAVILAIAAWGMPVGMAINATLYGAAFGLFPIVWIVVTAIWIYNMTVESGEFDIIKNSLARITDDRRLQAIFIAFAFGSFIEGTAGFGTPVAITAAMLVGLGFNPLYAAGICLIANTAPVAFGAIGIPIVVAAQVTDLDLMRISQIVGRQLPLLSVIVPLWLSVTMCGFKRSIEVLPAIIVAGVCFAGSQFIVSNYVGPYLPDIISAIVTIIGLGLFLRVWKPKNVWHFPDEPPPDAKLMATQFTAAEVLRAWTPYIILAVMVFLWGLDSVKAILNPVSIKFSWPGLHNLVVKTAPIVAKDTPYAAVYTLNFLSAAGTAILISGLISVLFIPGYGYGKAMACFKRTLFQLRYPILTISMILGLAYIMNYSGMSSSMGLAFTATGALFPFFAPILGWLGVFLTGSDTSSNALFGALQKTTAQQIGVDPALTVAANSSGGVTGKMISPQSISVATAASNMVGHEGDIFRFTLKHSIAMLLVISVLTLLQAYALKWMLP, from the coding sequence ATGACGTGGGTGCAGCAATACCAACCCCTGGGGAATTATGTGGTCTCGGCGCTCGCGGCCGGCATTCCCCTGTACATCCTGTTCTACATGCTGGCCGTCAAACGCGCCGCCGGCCACAAGGCCGCCTTCCTGGGCACCCTGGCCGCCGTGATCCTGGCCATCGCCGCCTGGGGCATGCCCGTGGGCATGGCCATAAACGCCACCCTGTACGGCGCGGCCTTCGGCCTGTTCCCCATCGTGTGGATCGTGGTCACGGCCATCTGGATCTACAACATGACCGTGGAATCCGGGGAGTTCGACATCATCAAGAACTCCCTGGCCCGCATCACCGACGACCGCAGGCTCCAGGCCATCTTCATCGCCTTCGCCTTCGGCTCGTTCATCGAGGGCACGGCCGGGTTCGGCACCCCGGTGGCCATCACCGCGGCCATGCTCGTGGGCCTGGGGTTCAACCCGCTCTACGCCGCCGGCATCTGCCTGATCGCCAACACCGCGCCCGTGGCCTTCGGGGCCATCGGCATCCCCATCGTGGTCGCGGCCCAGGTCACGGACCTCGACCTCATGCGCATAAGCCAGATCGTCGGCCGCCAGTTGCCCCTTTTGTCGGTCATCGTGCCCTTGTGGCTCTCCGTGACCATGTGCGGCTTCAAACGCTCCATTGAGGTCCTGCCGGCCATCATCGTCGCGGGCGTGTGCTTCGCCGGCTCCCAGTTCATCGTCTCCAACTATGTCGGCCCGTACCTGCCGGACATCATCTCGGCCATCGTGACCATCATCGGCCTGGGGCTTTTCCTTCGCGTCTGGAAGCCCAAAAACGTCTGGCACTTCCCGGACGAGCCGCCGCCCGACGCCAAGCTCATGGCCACCCAGTTCACCGCCGCCGAGGTGCTGCGGGCCTGGACCCCGTACATCATCCTGGCCGTCATGGTCTTTTTGTGGGGGCTTGATTCGGTCAAGGCCATCCTCAACCCCGTAAGCATCAAGTTCTCCTGGCCCGGACTGCACAACCTGGTGGTCAAGACCGCGCCCATCGTGGCCAAGGACACCCCTTACGCCGCGGTCTACACCCTGAACTTCCTGTCCGCCGCCGGCACGGCCATCCTCATCTCCGGCCTGATCTCGGTGCTCTTCATCCCGGGCTACGGCTACGGCAAGGCCATGGCCTGCTTCAAGCGCACCCTCTTCCAACTGCGCTACCCCATCCTGACCATCTCCATGATCCTGGGCCTGGCCTACATCATGAACTACTCGGGCATGAGCTCCTCCATGGGCCTGGCCTTCACCGCCACGGGCGCGCTCTTCCCGTTCTTCGCGCCCATCCTCGGATGGCTCGGCGTGTTTTTGACCGGCTCGGACACCTCGTCCAACGCCCTGTTCGGCGCCCTGCAAAAGACCACCGCCCAGCAGATCGGTGTGGACCCGGCCCTGACCGTGGCCGCCAACTCCTCGGGTGGCGTCACCGGCAAGATGATCTCGCCCCAGTCCATCTCCGTGGCCACGGCGGCCTCGAACATGGTCGGCCACGAGGGCGACATCTTCCGCTTCACCCTCAAGCACTCCATCGCCATGCTCCTGGTCATCTCGGTCTTGACCCTGCTTCAGGCCTATGCGCTGAAGTGGATGCTGCCCTAA
- a CDS encoding phosphotransacetylase family protein, whose product MTGLYIGSTSGYSGKNLLALALCLRFREDGLRVGYMKPVGAMPRLVDGELGDDDALFINGVLGLGASPTDMTPVPVTKDFLMKAFAGECGALMPAITAAYHKLAADKDVMIVGGSGSYLYSGTYCGVDGVSVARSLGAKTVIVDRYRGELNYDYLAAAKQAAGDNLIGVILNDVPEHFRPEVDDLIKPFLARRGIDVLGVIPHDPVMSGMRAGDLAERLGGRLVTMSSGVHNLVVNFLIGAMNVENFLAFFRKRKDVAVICGGDRSDLQLVALEGGAAALVLTGNLYPNDIILTKAEAVGVPVILARDDTFTVAKKMETLLSSEKLRDPTRVAHGARLIGQALDYAGLKAKLGLA is encoded by the coding sequence ATGACTGGTCTGTATATCGGTTCCACCTCCGGCTATTCGGGGAAAAATCTGCTGGCCCTGGCCCTATGCCTGCGCTTTCGGGAAGACGGCCTGCGCGTGGGCTACATGAAGCCTGTGGGGGCCATGCCCCGGCTCGTGGACGGGGAGCTTGGCGACGACGACGCGCTGTTCATCAACGGCGTCCTGGGACTTGGGGCCTCGCCCACGGACATGACCCCGGTGCCCGTGACCAAGGACTTTCTCATGAAGGCCTTTGCCGGGGAATGCGGGGCGCTCATGCCGGCCATCACCGCCGCCTACCACAAGCTCGCGGCCGACAAGGACGTGATGATCGTCGGGGGGTCGGGCAGCTACCTCTATTCCGGCACCTACTGCGGCGTGGACGGCGTGTCCGTGGCCCGTTCGCTGGGGGCCAAAACGGTCATCGTGGACCGTTACCGGGGCGAGCTCAACTACGACTACCTGGCCGCGGCCAAGCAGGCCGCCGGCGACAACCTCATCGGCGTGATCTTAAACGACGTGCCCGAGCATTTCCGCCCCGAGGTGGACGACCTCATAAAACCCTTCCTGGCCCGCCGGGGCATCGACGTCCTTGGGGTCATCCCCCATGACCCGGTCATGAGCGGCATGCGCGCCGGGGATCTGGCCGAACGCCTGGGCGGCCGGCTGGTGACCATGTCCTCCGGGGTGCACAACCTGGTGGTCAATTTCCTGATCGGGGCCATGAACGTGGAGAATTTCCTGGCCTTTTTCCGCAAGCGCAAGGATGTGGCCGTGATCTGCGGCGGCGACCGCTCGGACCTGCAACTGGTGGCCCTGGAGGGCGGCGCGGCGGCCCTGGTCCTGACCGGCAACCTCTATCCCAACGACATCATCCTGACCAAGGCCGAGGCCGTGGGCGTGCCGGTGATCCTGGCCCGCGACGACACGTTTACCGTGGCCAAGAAGATGGAGACCCTCTTATCCAGCGAAAAACTGCGCGACCCCACCCGGGTGGCCCACGGGGCACGGCTTATCGGCCAGGCCCTGGACTACGCCGGGCTCAAGGCCAAGCTTGGCCTGGCCTAA